tagtcgtgctggatacagtatccttggttcaaggcccttctgtttcgttgcattaagtatatcatgccattctcttctggcctgtaggtttctgtcgagaagtctgatgttagcctgatggcttttcctttataggtgacctttttctctctagctgtctttaaaactctttcctgtccttgatccttgccattttaattactatgtgtcttggtgttgtcctccttggatcctttctgttgggggttctgtgtaattccatggtctattcgattatttcctcccccagtttggggaagttttcagcaattatttcttcaaagagactttctgtcccttttcctctttcttcttcttctgttacccctataaaacgaatatcattccttttggcttggtcacatagttctcttagtgttgtttcattcctggagatccttttatctctctctatgtcagcttgtatacattcctgttctctggcttctattccttcattggcctcttgcatctcatccattctgcttataactccttccagggattgtttcagttctgtgatctccttcctgacatctgtgatctccctccggacttcatcccattggtcttgcatttttctctgcatctcatcgcattgctcttcatttttctctgcatctctgtcagcatgttcatgatttttattttgaattctttttcaggaggactggttaggtctgtctccttctcaggtgttgtctctgtgatctttgtctgcctgtagttttgccttttcatggtgatagagatagtttgcagagctggtatgattgaccactggaagagcttcccttcttgttggtttgtggccttcttctcctgggagaaaagcgacctctagtggcttatgcttgtcagctgtgcgcagtcagggcttctgctacctgcccgtttgctatggagtttatctccgctgttgctgtgggcgtgacctggctgaggctgctcctccaaagtggtggagccccattggagggggagcggccgggaggctatttatctccgtaaggggcctctgtgctccctgttgcccagggggttagagtggccagagatccccagattccctgcctctggtctaagtgtcctgtcctgcccctttaagacttccaaaaagcactctccaaaccaaaacaacaacagcaacaatgagagagggaacaaaaaaaaaaaagaaaaaaaaaggaaaaaatatgcgatttttttttttttcctcaggccccggtcccagacaccctctcactggtcctgctgccctgcctccctagcaccggggtccctgtcccttcaaggcttccaaaaagcacccacccactgatcccgcagggaaaaacacgcaatattccctgtcttcaggcgccggtcacaggcacccgctcaccagtcctgctgctctgcctccctagcactggggtccctgtccctttaaggcttccaaaaagcactcaccaaaaagagaaaaaaaaaatgggaaaaacgcgtgatttcctccatcctcaggcgccagtctcaggcacccgcccaccagtcctgcagggaaaaccgcgtgatattctttgtcctcaggcactggtcccaggcacccgctcaccggtcctgctgctctgcctccctagcaccagggtccctgtccctttaaggcttccacaaagcactcgccaaaaagagaggaaaaaaaggggaaaaatgtgccatttcctctgtcctcaggcaccggtctcaggcacccgcccacaggtcccgtagggaaaaatgcgcaataatctttgtcctcaggtgccggtcccaggcacccgcccactggtcccatcgccctgcctccctagcaacggggtccctatccctttaaggcttccaaaaagcactcaccaaaaagagaagaaaaaaggggaaaaacgcgcgatttcctccatcctgaggtgccagtctcaggcacctgcccaccagtcccgtcgggaaaaacacgcgataatctttgtcctcaggcaccagtcccaggcacccgttcaccggtcccgccgccctgcctccctagcaacgggatccctgtctctttaaggcttcgaaaaacactctccaaaaaaaaaaaaaaaaccgctccagtttctttccacccgccgggagctgtggggagaggcgctcaggtcctgctgggctggggcttgtatcttacccctttcgcaaggcgctgggttcttgcaggtgtagatgtggtctggatgtcgtcctgtgtcctctggtctctattttaggaagagttttctttgttatattttcatagctctatgtgttcttgggaggagacttccactgctctgctcatgtcgccatcctggctccgccctcgggtgttgtttttttatccattcagtgactctatgtcttttgatttgtgcatccagtccatttacatttagggtgattatcgataggtatgtacttattgccatttcaggttttagattcatggttaccaaaggttccaggttactttccttactatccaagagtctaacttaactcacttagtatgctgttacaaatataatctaaagattcttttctatttctcctcctttttcttcttccttcattctttatgttaggtatcaaattgtgtactttttgtctatcccttgattgactttggggatagttaatttaattttgcatttgctttataattacctgttctactttgtttactgtggttttattacctctggtgacagctattcaatcttaggaacactttgatctatagcagtccctccaaaatagactgtagagatggtttgtgggaggtaaattctctcagcttctgcttatctggaaattatttaatccctctttcaaatttaaatgagaatcttggtggataaagtaatcttggttcgaggcccttctgcttcattgcattaaatatatcatgccactcccttctggcctgtaaggtttctgctgagaagtctgatgttagcctgatgggctttcctttgtatgtgatcttatttctgtctctggctgcttttaacagtctgtccttatccttgatctttcccattttaattactatgtgtcttggtgttgtcttccttgggccccttgtgttgggagatctgtcaatctccatagcctgagagactatctccttccccagattggggaaattttcagcaactacctcctcaaagacactttctatccctgtctctctttcttcttctcgtatccctataatgcgaatattgttctgtttggactggtcacacagttctctcagtattctttcattcttagagatcctttttctctctgttcctcagcttctttgtattcctcttcgctagtttctatttcatttattgtctcctccaccatatccaatctacTTTTAATACTCTCTGTTTAGCTGTTCAAttattggatctccgacctgaattcattcctgagttcctgaatatctttccatacctccatgaatatgttaatgatttatattttgaaattcctttcaggaagattcatgaggtcgatgtcatttaaatctttctcagaagtcttaataattttactctgaaccaggttcctttggcatttcacatttgtatatggtgccctctagtgtccagaagctctactctctggagctgctcagcccctgaatcaaggttgggggttgcaggggagtggtatttgtgcctgtggggaggaaagagctgtttcctgcttcccagctgctatgcctgtctccactgcctgaactagtgCACTGAGCACACAAGTATAATcctctttgttttgtgtttgtagttgctgtaggcacatcttccttctggctggcctaacaccagagTAGGTTTTGCctgtttgcaagccaggtggtgctgcccaggagaaaggtgcagtaggctgcatgtcacggagggggtccttggagctgtgtagccagccagggagctggagcacctgaagatcatgaaagctcacAACCTGCTGGatagagtgcacctggacaattttgtctacctgtcctttttcctgagcagtaagctctgtgcaatccttgcccctttaacagccctcttgctaagggcttccttgttaggaggtctctcagactgcccacctttcttttgtcccagagcagcaggatatggatccctgctttccacaagtggctggaatctcagtgtctccaggaattctacctgtcttagctttccaaccccctaatcatgagagtataatgcaagcaccatgaaatgtaggtttgtgctcccagagcagatctccagagttaaaTATTCAGCAGTCCAcgacctccactccctccctgctccgtttctgttcctcccactggtgagctggggtgggggcagggcttgagtcccactgggccacagctttcgTACATTAcactgttccgtgaggtctgctcttttctccaggtgtatgcagtctgatccagtcctctttcctgttgctctttcaagattagttctcttaattgtattttcatattatatgtggtttttggaggaagcctctgtttcacctctcatgctgccttctTTAATCCTCTCCCTAATCCAAGAGCAAGCCAACTTAACTACAGGATGTTATTAATAAGGCATACATAAACAATGGAGCTCCCAGGCAAAGCAGCTGAATTCAGCATTTCAAAGACTTTCATGGCACTAAATCTCCAAAGATAGTTAAAGACTATTAACTTGTGCTTGCATGAGGCACCTCTGAGTTTGTGAGCCTGCTTTCCATTGCCATCAAGACAGCAGCATTTTTGGGCTCAGGAATCTAACAGGAATCTAATGAGGCATCAGCACAGGGCTGGCACTTGCCATGGTCCCTGGTCCTGGTCCCAGCTCTCAGTAACAGGAGTAGGCTGTGTGAAAGGACTGAATTTAAGATCCACCTACTTTTGAGAATCCAAGCTTACtaatatctgatttttaaaactgagagCAAGGACATCCTTCTTTTGCAGATTaacctgtttttattttgttttgctttgtttttgcagATTAACTGACTAACCTGTTAGTCCAAATGCTTGTGAGCCTTCTGTGCTCGATGCATCGGTGCAGTCCTGGCAGGCAGGCCCTCCTCTCAGACCCAAATTCAGGTCTGAGGCCTGaatcaggaaagaaaagcatGCCCCATTCAGGGAGCTTCCATTGTGCTGTGGTTGGCCCGCACGTGGTAGCTCCACACAGGAGGTACCACTCCCTCAGCTTACCCATGGCACCATGGCTTGTTCCCAGTGCCAGGTTATAATCATGAGCACGGAAGACAAGCGCCTGCCCTCCCGGACCTTCCATACCCTGAGCCCAGGACGCCATTTGGCAGGAACAGCAGCTCTGCTGGGACTCCCCTGCGCTGCGTAGGAAGAGCCCACAGCTCACTGGCCTCAGCACCTGGGGCCACCCCGTCAGGACACGCCTCATTCCACAGCCATCCCCTTCCTTCCACACCTCACCCCCACCACTGGACATCCCGGTTCTTACTTTCCTCTCAAGGCACCAGACCTCCGGCCTCCAGGAGCCTCTCACTCAGATGGACAGGGAGCCTCCTGTGCGGCTGCAACACTCCAGGCACCACACTAGGTATGCTGCCTGGATGGTCCCCATGACCtcagggcccagggaggggaaggTGCTCGTCTCCCTGTCTTACAGGAAGATAGTGAAGAGCCAGGCAGCTCAATGATGAGTCCAAGTCAGACAGCAGCAGAGTGAGGCCCCTCCTCACCCTCAACACCCTGACACAGCCCTCCTGGGAAAGCACGTGCAAAGACACGAGGCAGACCGTCAGCTGACATACCTGGTGTGCACAGCACCTTGGAAGTGGATTGGGGATCTCGACTTTTGTCCAGGTGTCCTTCCTGATGTTGTAGATATACAGTTTATTATACAAAAAAATctgcagaaaggaagagaaactttAGTGTGATGAATGATGCTTCCATGCAAGCACCAGTAGGTGGAAAAAAAGGACCTTAATCAGCAGCCTTCCATAGGAAACCTATGTCCTAGAGCAACAAAGTCACACCAATGCAGGGTGGTGTGCAGCTACCCCCTCAGTCCTGCCTGAGATGGTGGTACAAAGAAGGCCACCTGCCCTGAGCCTGTGAGCATCCAGGGCACTGGGGACACTGCTTGGTGAGACCCCCATCTTCCAATTCAGGCCTGGTGTGAGAGCCTGCCATGGTAGTGGACCGGTTGGGTCAGACTTGCAGCATCCCCAGCGCATGGAGGGGACATGAACTCACACCTCTGTAGCTGCTTCACATATAActctcaaaatgaaaatgagcTCTGAGGGTATCTGCACATCCCCTGTTCTAAACAGTTCAGCAACCACCACAAGGAAGACCAGCAGGACAGATCCATACACATGACAGGTGTATTGGTCAGCCtcgggcaggtggggagaggaggggcccTAAAGGTCACTGAAGCCACCAAGGACATCGCCTGCCAGTCCTAACAGCTCAGAAGGCAGGACAGGAGGACAGTAAAGGACCAATGCATGTTTGGTAtcactgttttaattttactCCAAATGGGACCCATGGGGAGAatctggggagaaaagaaaaaaatacatactttacTTTTTGGCCATTGAAATATTCACCTCCATAAAggattaatttgtttttctcaggATGGGCAGAGAGCAAGGCATTTAACCTGCCTGAGACAAAAGCAACTCAGCTGGAATTGAAGACTTTAAAGGTCTGCGTGGCTCCTCTTCCAGGCCAGGCCTTCCCAAGCTGCTGTGAGAGGGGCCAGTTCCTGAGATGGGCGCTGAGGCAGCACTCTAGGGGCAGGCTCATGCTCTCGGAGCACCTGGCCAGGCTAAAATCATCAGACAGTGGGAAGGTGAGGTGCACCTACACATGTGCCAGATTTCCCAGAACTGACTTGTCGTATCTAGCCTCTAAAATCACCATCAAAATTGCTCTAAAAAGTCCAATATTTAAGCATTTCAATATGCACCCCAGATACCTCCCAACTAGAAAATGCAAACATGCTTTAACACATGAAGACAAAAGAATAGCTATAAGGAAATTATAAATACACCCCAAGAGTTTCAGTAGAAAATAGAGAACCGTGTAGTAACTAGTAACTGGGAGAGTCAATCCCAGAAAAATGACCTTCTTTCAAAATCCCCTATTGCAGTATCCCTCCAGGGGTGTTCCAAAAGaggatttttaaaggaagaagagCTTTCAAGgtccaaaaagtttgagaaacctGGTAACTCTATTTTTCTCTTGGGGATTTACTGTACACAAAAACATTTTATAGGCTGAGAAATTTTGCAGTAAAAACTAGTGTTAAAACAGTACAGCTTCTGTGGAAAACTGTCTCACGCTccccaaaaagttaaacacagaattaccatgtgacctagcaattcctctcctaggtACAGACCCCAGGATGATGGAAACAGACTCAGATTCTGTGCAATGATGCTCATTGTGGCATTATTCACAGCAGCCAGAAGATgggaacaacccaagtgtccagcaacagatggataaataaaacGGGGTCTATCCAGTCGTGGAGTATGATTTGATCTTAAAGGGCATGAAGTTCGgattcatgctacaacatggatgaaccttgagaacatcaTGCACAGAAACCAGTCACAGAGGACAGATAATGtctccacttacatgaaatatctagaCTAGCCACGTGACAGGGACACACAGAGGGTGGCAGTCACCAGGGTCTAGGAGGAAGGGGCCTTGGGAGAGGCtgcttaatgggtatggagttccTCTTTCGGGTGATGAAATTTTTGGAAATAGATGGTTGCACAGCATTATTATAAACAATCCCACTGAACTGTACCATTTTAAACGGTTAAAATGTGAAATtctgtttaatatatattttaccacaactaaaaataattgttttaagagGAAACCAGTGATTCCCAAACTTCTTTAACCTCGAACCTTTTTCTCACTTAACACCTATTCAATTTTCTGTGGAAAAGAGCAACACAACCTGGCCAACCACCACCCAAACTGGACCCAGAGCACCCAAGTGTCACCGCCGCACACACCCAACCCACCCACCCTGTGTGGGTGTCAGACACGGGGGCGCCCTGAAGCAGATGCCTGGGGGGCTGCCTTCTCCTTATTGCCCCACTAATGACACCTGGGGATGTACACTTCCCAAACTGGGTAATTTTCAAGGTTTTCTCCCATAACAtggaaaggcaggcagggagaAGTTACTCAGTTACCAACCAAAAGGCCTTCAGCTCCAACAGCTACTGCTTCTGGCAGGAAGCCAGCAGACCCAGGCATTTACCAACATTTCAAGTCATATCCTGACTTGGCTTTACTTCAGGAAAAgttctaaaaagtaaaaaaaacaataagaacaacaacaacagcaaaacacCTTTCCAGCCAGTGGCTTCCCTCAGGATGCCATGATTAAAAAGTCTTAAACATCTCCAGGATTTATTTGCCTCAACAATTGAAATGAAAATGCATATCTGTACCATGTGCCTTGCATGTGGCCCCAATACTTACATGCCAAATGAAGGAATAATAAACCAGATTCCTAGAGTAACTTATTCAGCGAAGAACAGGGAGGGCTTCCAACCTTGGGAGCTACTGGTGCTGTGCGTCCACTCAGGGCCAACCACGTGGTTTCCACCTTGCAGCAACCTGGACAGCAACCCCAGGTCCGTAGGGGGTGGGGTTCGGGCACCAGGGCCACCACGTGCATGTTTCTGAAGTGACAGTGCTACAATACTGCCTCCCTGGCTGAAGTGTCAGACCCCAGGTCTCCTCTCCCACTGGGGACAGCTCCAGAGATTACCTCCTTCTGACGGGATCAAAGCGAATAACTGCCCAACCCACCCAACAGTCCCGAGAGCTTAGGTGGCTCCCTTGCTCCCATTCCCTGAAGGATGAGGTGCTTCTAGGGTCACTGGCCTTTCCTAGTTCAGAGCTGAGTTTCTACTCTGCTACAGTAAGTGTAAGAGTGACAGAGCCCAGGTCAAACTGGAAAACAACTGACCTGAAACAGAGATGACAAGAACTGAAGCAGCAGAGTAAGTCAGACGAACACCAAGGCCTGCTCACTTCAGCTCACTCGAAATCCTACAAAAGACTTCAGAGTTCTTCATACAATTTATAGATTCATTTAAAATGGCTGAAATACACAATTTATGTCTAATAATCACACTTGCCACATGAGAATTTAAAAGCATTATGAACATAGCAAAAAGCTACCATGATTCTAAGTTTTCCACTGACaagtcacattttttattttttttattttggtatcattaatgtacaattatatgagcaacattatggttactagacaccccctattatcaagttcccaccatataccccattacagtcacagtccatcagtgtggtaagatgctatagagtcactacttgtctttgtgttgtacagccctccctgtgccccccactatattatgtgtgctaatcataatggcccttattccccttctccctcccttcccacccatcctccccagtccctttccctttggtaactgttagtccattcttgggttttgtgagtctgctgcagttttgttccttcagtttttgctttgtccttatactccacagatgagtgaaatcatttggtacttgtctttctcctcctgacgtatttcactgaacataattaccctctagttccatccatgttgttgcaaatggtaggatttgttttcttcttatggttgaataatattccattgtgtatatgtaccacatcttctttatccattcatctactgatggacacttagattgcttccatttcttggctattgtgaatagtgctgcgataaacataggggtgcatatgtctttttcaaactgagctgctgcattcttagggtaaattcctaggagtggaatttctgggtcaagtggtatttctattttgagatttttgaggaacctccatactgctttccacaatggttgaactaatttacattgccaccatcagtgtaggagggttcccctttctccacatcctcgccaacatttgttgttgtttgtcttttggatgttggccatccttactggtgtgaggtgatatctcattgcggttttaatttgcatttctctgatgattagtgatgtgaagcatcttttcatgtgcctgttggccatgtgaatttgttctttggagaactatctgttcagctcctctgcccattttttaattggcttatttgcttttgtttgttgaggtgcatgagctctttatatattttggatgtcaaccctttatcagatctggcatttatgaatatattctcccatagtgtaggatgtctttttgttctactgatggtgtcctttgctgtacagaagcttttcagcttaatatagtcccacttgttcatttttgcttttgttttccttgcccggggagatatgttcatgaagaagttgctcatgtttatgtccaagagatttttgcctgtgtttttttctaagagttttatggtttcatgacttacattcaggtctttgatccattttgagtttacttttgtgtatggggttagacagtgatccagtttcattctcttatatgtcacaagtcagtttttaaaacacttcaaGACCCAAAGAAAGGCTCACTGGGACAACACTTTGGTCCATAAATTGTTCCTAGTTGGAGAGCTTTAAAACCTGGCACAATTTCTCTGATGAGCAGCTGGGCCAGGAGACCTAATTTCCATGTTTCTGCATGACAGTAAAGCTGAACAGCCTCATTCCTGTTATTCAGAAGTGAAAAAATGTTCTGAGGGAGCTGGTATGGAGCAGGAATGAATTTTAATGATGAATATGTCCCAAGTGTCCAGTTATGAAAATCTGGTGCCAGTTTAAAGCAGCTGCCCAATTCACGAAAGAAAATTCTGAGAAGCTATAAGGCAGAGTCCTTGCTCACTTACCTTGGGGAGGACAGGGAGCATGGTGTTTCCTTGATCTGCATCTTCCTGGCATCTAGTGTCTGCAAATGGGCTATAAGGGCTTCAAGGTCTTCCTAAAGGCAGACGAGTCACACCTGAGACATCTGCTCAAAGTCTACTGTGTGGGCAAAACTTGGCTCAGCCTGCCCCCTCTGTCCATGCACCTGACCAGGGTCCACTCTCATCCATGAATTAGAACAGCTTCCTCCCATTTCAAAGACATAGAATCTGACACACACAAGA
This genomic interval from Manis javanica isolate MJ-LG chromosome 1, MJ_LKY, whole genome shotgun sequence contains the following:
- the LOC118967569 gene encoding uncharacterized protein isoform X1 is translated as MPGSAGFLPEAVAVGAEGLLIFLYNKLYIYNIRKDTWTKVEIPNPLPRCCAHQASDLNLGLRGGPACQDCTDASSTEGSQAFGLTETRGHRTTSRPHLHLQEPSALRKGRSRPSLDTQKMN
- the LOC118967569 gene encoding kelch domain-containing protein 4-like isoform X2, which produces MPGSAGFLPEAVAVGAEGLLIFLYNKLYIYNIRKDTWTKVEIPNPLPRCCAHQASDLNLGLRGGPACQDCTDASSTEGSQAFGLTAWRPPVSVLERFLHPVEMGPSG
- the LOC118967569 gene encoding kelch domain-containing protein 4-like isoform X3 gives rise to the protein MPGSAGFLPEAVAVGAEGLLIFLYNKLYIYNIRKDTWTKVEIPNPLPRCCAHQASDLNLGLRGGPACQDCTDASSTEGSQAFGLTVR